A portion of the Streptomyces sp. NBC_00376 genome contains these proteins:
- a CDS encoding bacterial proteasome activator family protein, with translation MEMPRNERSQEHPQVLVVGQDGMAIGGGGTDDESREVPVTEMVEQPAKVMRIGSMIKQLLEEVRAAPLDEASRVRLKEIHASSVKELEDGLAPELVEELERLSLPFTEESVPSEAELRIAQAQLVGWLEGLFHGIQTALFAQQMAARAQLEQMRRALPPGSAHEDEDGSGDPHGAIRSGPYL, from the coding sequence ATGGAGATGCCGAGGAATGAACGGTCGCAGGAGCACCCCCAAGTCCTCGTGGTGGGGCAGGACGGCATGGCGATCGGCGGCGGTGGCACTGACGACGAGTCGCGTGAGGTCCCGGTGACGGAGATGGTCGAGCAGCCCGCGAAAGTCATGCGCATCGGAAGCATGATCAAGCAGCTCCTGGAGGAGGTCAGGGCGGCTCCTCTCGACGAGGCGAGCCGGGTCAGGCTCAAGGAGATCCACGCCAGCTCCGTGAAGGAGCTGGAGGACGGCCTCGCGCCGGAACTGGTGGAGGAGCTGGAGCGGCTCTCCCTGCCGTTCACCGAGGAGTCGGTGCCCTCCGAGGCGGAACTCCGAATTGCCCAGGCACAGTTGGTGGGCTGGCTGGAGGGCCTGTTCCACGGCATCCAGACGGCTCTGTTCGCTCAGCAGATGGCGGCTCGGGCCCAGTTGGAGCAGATGCGCCGCGCACTTCCGCCGGGCAGCGCGCACGAGGACGAGGACGGCAGCGGGGACCCGCACGGGGCGATCCGCTCGGGCCCGTACCTGTAG